One Oscillospiraceae bacterium DNA window includes the following coding sequences:
- a CDS encoding alpha-amylase family glycosyl hydrolase yields the protein MPEWLNDAVFYEIYPQSFYDSNGDGIGDINGIAEKLEYIQWLGCNALWINPCFDSPFRDAGYDVRDYKKVAARYGSNEDLYRLFRAAHEKGIHVLLDFVPGHTSEEHPWFRESARPQKNAYSGRYIWTNSAWDIPQPYRFVSGRADRNGSYLINFFSTQPALNYGFGKVTALWQSPCNAPECAATREAMKDVLRFWLDHGCDGFRVDMADSLVKDDDSKKSATGAIWRSVREMLDREYPQAALVSEWSNPQLALSYGFHCDFYLNHPGNGYYTLFRDNENGRQRSFFSAKGKGDITRFLSDYLPKYRNTRKKGFISFITCNHDTPRMSRDFTPRELALAYSFLFLMPGVPFLYYGDEIGMPYQADLVSKEGGYDRTGSRTPMQWNSTEPNAGFSSAPAAKLYLPVDSAADAVSVSAQSGKADSLLETVRTVLRLRHAEPDLQAGGDFIPVYAEAERCPFVFRRGGLLLAFNPSGKETAAPVDARGEILYSLGKLPECSAKKLAMPPQSCVVVRL from the coding sequence ATGCCGGAATGGCTGAATGACGCTGTGTTTTATGAAATTTACCCGCAGTCTTTTTACGACTCCAACGGCGACGGGATTGGCGATATCAATGGCATTGCAGAAAAGCTGGAGTATATTCAGTGGCTGGGCTGCAACGCCCTGTGGATCAATCCCTGTTTTGACTCCCCGTTTCGTGACGCGGGCTATGATGTGCGGGACTACAAAAAGGTTGCCGCGCGCTATGGCAGCAACGAGGATTTGTATCGCCTGTTCCGCGCGGCACACGAAAAGGGCATTCATGTACTGCTGGATTTCGTTCCGGGGCATACTTCGGAAGAACATCCGTGGTTTCGTGAAAGCGCCCGCCCGCAGAAAAACGCATATTCCGGCCGCTATATCTGGACCAACAGCGCCTGGGATATTCCGCAGCCGTACCGCTTTGTTAGCGGCCGTGCCGACCGCAACGGCAGCTACCTTATCAATTTCTTCAGCACACAGCCGGCACTGAATTACGGCTTTGGCAAAGTGACAGCCCTGTGGCAGTCGCCCTGCAATGCACCAGAGTGTGCAGCTACGCGCGAGGCTATGAAAGATGTCTTGCGCTTTTGGCTGGACCACGGCTGTGACGGCTTTCGCGTTGATATGGCGGATTCTTTGGTAAAAGATGACGATAGTAAAAAATCCGCGACCGGCGCCATTTGGCGCAGTGTGCGTGAAATGCTTGACCGGGAGTATCCGCAGGCCGCGCTGGTTTCAGAGTGGTCAAACCCGCAGCTTGCACTGTCTTATGGCTTTCACTGCGACTTTTATCTGAATCACCCCGGCAATGGCTACTATACGCTGTTTCGCGACAATGAAAACGGCAGGCAGCGCAGCTTTTTCAGCGCAAAGGGCAAAGGCGACATTACGCGTTTCCTTTCGGATTACCTGCCAAAGTACCGCAATACACGAAAGAAAGGTTTTATCAGTTTTATTACCTGCAACCACGATACCCCACGCATGAGCCGCGACTTTACCCCGCGGGAGCTGGCGCTGGCCTACAGCTTTTTGTTCCTGATGCCGGGTGTACCTTTTTTGTACTACGGCGATGAAATCGGGATGCCCTATCAGGCGGATTTGGTCAGCAAAGAGGGCGGGTACGACCGAACGGGTTCGCGTACACCAATGCAGTGGAACAGTACAGAACCTAATGCCGGCTTTTCTAGTGCCCCCGCAGCAAAGCTTTACCTGCCGGTCGACTCTGCCGCAGATGCTGTAAGTGTGAGTGCACAGTCGGGAAAAGCGGATTCTCTGCTGGAGACCGTGCGCACGGTGCTTCGCCTGCGCCACGCTGAACCGGACCTGCAGGCCGGTGGGGACTTTATACCGGTGTACGCGGAAGCAGAGCGCTGTCCCTTTGTATTCCGCCGGGGCGGCCTGCTGCTGGCCTTTAATCCTTCCGGCAAAGAGACCGCTGCGCCAGTAGATGCCCGCGGCGAAATTCTCTATTCTCTGGGAAAGCTGCCGGAGTGCTCTGCCAAAAAGCTGGCTATGCCGCCGCAGTCCTGTGTGGTTGTCCGTCTTTGA
- a CDS encoding ABC transporter permease subunit yields MKNAHTAKHIGNFFIHLLLAVLAIVWVFPIFWVVLISFRGEKGSYVSTFMPKTYTMNNYVKLFTDTQVINFPRMFINTLIVAIFTCLLSTFFILSIAYCMSRLRFKMRKPFMNIAMVMTLFPGIMAMIAIYFILKALGLTQGSMVRVALVLVYSGGAGLGFYIAKGFFDTIPTSLDEAGFLDGCTHWDVFTKITIPLSKPIIVYTVLQSFLAPWLDFVFAKVICGADTDTYTVSIGLWKMLEKENIDSWFTCFAAGAVCISIPIAILFLLMQRYYAEGMSGAVKG; encoded by the coding sequence ATGAAAAATGCACATACTGCAAAACACATAGGCAATTTCTTTATTCATTTGCTGCTGGCGGTGCTGGCGATCGTTTGGGTATTCCCAATCTTCTGGGTAGTGCTCATCAGCTTTCGCGGGGAAAAAGGCTCTTATGTATCAACTTTCATGCCCAAAACCTACACAATGAACAACTATGTGAAGCTTTTTACCGACACGCAGGTCATCAACTTTCCCCGCATGTTTATCAATACGCTGATTGTCGCCATTTTCACCTGCCTCTTGTCCACTTTCTTTATCCTTTCCATTGCGTACTGCATGTCGCGCCTGCGCTTTAAGATGCGCAAGCCCTTTATGAATATTGCCATGGTTATGACCCTGTTCCCTGGCATTATGGCAATGATTGCGATATACTTTATATTGAAAGCGCTTGGGCTGACACAGGGCAGCATGGTGCGTGTAGCACTGGTCTTGGTTTACTCTGGCGGTGCGGGTCTGGGCTTTTACATAGCCAAAGGCTTTTTCGACACCATACCGACATCGCTGGATGAAGCGGGCTTCCTGGACGGCTGCACGCACTGGGATGTGTTTACAAAAATCACCATTCCGCTGAGCAAACCCATTATTGTTTATACCGTTTTGCAGAGCTTTCTTGCACCGTGGCTGGACTTTGTCTTTGCCAAGGTTATCTGCGGCGCGGATACCGACACCTACACGGTTTCCATCGGCCTGTGGAAAATGCTGGAGAAAGAAAATATTGACAGCTGGTTTACCTGCTTTGCAGCGGGCGCCGTGTGCATTTCTATTCCGATTGCGATTCTGTTTCTGCTGATGCAGCGCTACTATGCTGAGGGAATGAGCGGCGCTGTAAAAGGATAA
- a CDS encoding extracellular solute-binding protein — MKKVLAAVLAGAMVAASMTGCGSTAASSTAQSAAQSTAASTASAQDEALTATISVWGPAEDQAADKGKWLPTMCEQFKKLHPKWNLTFKYSACSEGDAGKTVTKDPQAAGDIFFFANDQINTLISANSLSQLGGSTVEEIKKSCSKEIVDSVTVNGGVYGVPFTTNTWFMYYNKSKFSDSDIKSLDTMLTKAKVAFPITNSWYLPAFYLANGCTMFGKNGTDESAGIQFGGDKGTQVTKYLVDLVKNKNFVNDDSGSGLAGLRDGSVAAIFSGSWDAAAVKTALGSNFGAAALPTAKIGGSDKQLLSFSGSKAIGVNPNTKYPQVAVALAKYLGGADAQRAHYKLRDIVPCNTDVLKDSAVSSDAMVTAQNDTFLKTSIIQPFVAAMNNFWTPTQNFGKAIISKDVTADNAAAKTDALNKSFTSAAS, encoded by the coding sequence ATGAAAAAAGTTCTTGCTGCTGTGCTGGCGGGCGCAATGGTCGCCGCCAGCATGACCGGATGCGGCAGTACAGCCGCATCAAGCACTGCCCAGTCTGCGGCGCAAAGCACAGCGGCCAGCACGGCCAGTGCACAGGACGAGGCCTTGACCGCCACGATCAGCGTTTGGGGTCCGGCAGAAGATCAGGCCGCCGACAAAGGCAAGTGGCTGCCGACCATGTGTGAGCAGTTCAAAAAGCTTCACCCCAAGTGGAACCTTACTTTTAAATACTCCGCTTGCAGTGAGGGCGATGCCGGCAAGACTGTAACCAAAGACCCGCAGGCTGCCGGTGACATTTTCTTCTTTGCCAACGACCAAATCAACACCTTGATTTCTGCAAACTCCCTTTCTCAGCTGGGCGGTTCTACAGTAGAGGAAATCAAGAAAAGCTGCTCGAAAGAGATTGTCGATTCTGTAACCGTAAACGGCGGTGTCTACGGTGTTCCGTTTACCACCAATACATGGTTTATGTACTACAACAAGAGCAAGTTCTCTGACAGCGATATTAAGAGCCTGGATACTATGTTGACCAAGGCGAAAGTCGCTTTCCCGATTACGAATTCCTGGTATCTGCCGGCTTTCTATCTTGCAAACGGCTGCACTATGTTTGGCAAGAATGGCACAGATGAGTCCGCCGGGATTCAGTTTGGCGGCGACAAGGGCACCCAGGTTACAAAATACTTAGTAGACCTTGTTAAAAACAAGAATTTTGTCAACGACGACAGCGGCTCCGGTTTAGCCGGCCTGCGCGACGGCAGTGTTGCTGCAATCTTCTCTGGCTCTTGGGATGCAGCGGCGGTAAAGACAGCACTGGGCAGCAACTTTGGCGCGGCAGCTCTGCCAACAGCAAAAATCGGCGGCAGCGACAAGCAGCTTCTCAGCTTCTCCGGTTCAAAAGCAATCGGTGTCAACCCCAACACCAAGTACCCGCAGGTTGCCGTGGCACTGGCCAAGTATCTGGGCGGTGCTGACGCACAGCGTGCCCACTATAAACTGCGCGACATTGTTCCCTGCAACACTGATGTGCTGAAAGACAGCGCAGTTTCTTCCGATGCAATGGTTACAGCACAAAATGATACTTTCCTAAAGACCTCTATTATCCAGCCGTTTGTTGCTGCTATGAACAACTTCTGGACACCAACCCAAAACTTTGGCAAAGCAATTATTAGCAAAGACGTTACAGCCGACAACGCCGCCGCTAAGACAGACGCGCTGAACAAATCCTTTACAAGCGCCGCGTCCTAA
- a CDS encoding extracellular solute-binding protein, protein MKKFARRGAAWVLSGALFCMWLSACRSPASSSSSVSSVVKESAAWTSAQTTPLGTYPQTVTYTLGKMTTQNNSNMPKGDTYENNAYTRYLKKILNVQNRDTFEIDGDINYESELELEVSNGKIPDVMVVTSRDFLKKLVQNDLVANLTDAYQTCCSPRIRDMYKSYSGLLQSVTFNGKIMALPETSIENGPNLLWLRKDWLTKLGLNPPKTLDDLETILKAFVQRDPGASSAGHTLGLVCRSNLMDDTGACYSINPIFEQFGAYPRRWVRGTDGKLVYGSVMPGAQKALAKLQTWYREGLIDANFPLRQDDNLGDLVAQGRVGALFGWWWAPNDPLIRSVQKDSAADWEPYLLLNSGSGVKTTSTAASQRYIVVRKGYSHPEVIMKIMSTLYDYARYQDPSPTTLESYFSHNVGSTATPLVLNCDYSDAAVRTTRHIQAAMQGTLQTDRLSMLERAYYRTCKSYLAAKKKEPLQWAAYTSRITAVNRLISCKISYVDEDCSFEDSTPSDKLSKLEQETYLRIITGSQPVSAFDSFVQNWYNQGGAELTTRANAQS, encoded by the coding sequence ATGAAAAAGTTTGCCCGCAGGGGTGCGGCGTGGGTGCTTTCGGGCGCGCTTTTCTGCATGTGGCTTTCCGCCTGCAGAAGTCCTGCGTCTTCATCTTCTTCTGTATCGTCTGTTGTAAAGGAAAGCGCGGCATGGACCTCGGCACAGACAACACCTTTGGGAACCTATCCGCAGACGGTAACGTATACCCTGGGGAAAATGACCACACAGAACAATTCTAATATGCCCAAAGGCGATACTTATGAAAACAACGCCTATACACGCTACTTAAAAAAGATCCTGAATGTACAGAACCGCGATACTTTTGAAATAGATGGGGATATAAACTATGAGTCGGAACTGGAGCTGGAGGTCAGCAACGGCAAAATACCGGATGTCATGGTCGTTACGAGCCGGGACTTTTTAAAAAAGCTGGTACAGAATGATCTGGTGGCAAACCTTACCGATGCCTACCAGACCTGCTGCAGCCCGCGAATACGGGATATGTACAAAAGCTACAGCGGTCTGCTGCAGTCGGTCACGTTTAACGGGAAGATCATGGCCCTGCCGGAGACATCGATTGAAAATGGACCCAATCTGCTTTGGCTGCGCAAAGACTGGCTGACCAAATTGGGCCTGAATCCGCCCAAAACACTAGATGACTTGGAAACAATTTTAAAGGCGTTTGTACAGCGGGACCCCGGCGCAAGCAGCGCGGGGCATACGCTGGGGCTGGTGTGCCGCTCTAACCTGATGGACGACACCGGCGCTTGTTATTCTATAAACCCTATATTTGAGCAGTTCGGTGCATATCCGCGCAGGTGGGTACGCGGAACAGATGGAAAGCTGGTGTATGGGTCGGTTATGCCCGGAGCCCAAAAGGCTCTGGCCAAATTGCAAACCTGGTATCGCGAGGGGCTGATAGACGCGAACTTTCCTCTGCGCCAAGATGACAACCTGGGCGATTTGGTGGCACAGGGCCGTGTGGGTGCTCTTTTCGGATGGTGGTGGGCCCCAAATGACCCGTTGATTCGCAGCGTACAAAAAGATTCCGCTGCCGATTGGGAGCCTTACCTGCTGCTCAACAGCGGCAGTGGTGTTAAGACGACCAGTACGGCCGCCTCACAGCGGTACATTGTTGTACGCAAAGGCTACAGCCACCCGGAAGTCATCATGAAAATTATGAGTACGCTGTACGATTATGCCCGCTATCAGGACCCTTCTCCCACGACTCTGGAAAGCTATTTTTCCCATAACGTGGGGTCTACAGCAACGCCGTTGGTGCTGAACTGTGACTACAGCGATGCGGCAGTTCGTACGACCCGCCACATACAGGCGGCCATGCAGGGAACCCTGCAGACCGACCGGCTGAGTATGCTGGAGCGCGCCTATTACCGCACATGCAAATCCTACCTAGCGGCAAAGAAAAAAGAGCCGCTTCAGTGGGCGGCTTACACTTCCAGAATTACGGCTGTAAACCGCCTGATCAGCTGTAAAATCAGCTATGTTGACGAAGACTGTTCTTTTGAGGACAGCACCCCTTCTGACAAGCTCAGCAAACTGGAACAGGAAACGTACCTGCGAATCATTACCGGCAGCCAGCCGGTGTCTGCCTTTGATTCGTTTGTGCAGAACTGGTACAATCAGGGTGGAGCGGAGCTTACCACCCGCGCAAATGCACAGAGCTAA
- a CDS encoding sensor histidine kinase, which translates to MKKLLNKIRDAKLRTKLSLVILLVGIVPILLLSQTLLSEFGGIMRSEESTSMNTSLQQATATVENQVTQDGLLCRYVVFSDSIQQVLSGKDTDLYDRYQLYSQSAKQILNTSRYLQKGAQSITIYSQNIPVSSGTSLQPLQNMQEKDWYYQIQPGSGLQWFLDSTAPNTLDSVCLTSNYLGTGKSYLVVRYSLSTFLQPFCEMKQKNTDVAVFRGDKLLYSTGTLAKSSTSQANAAAAMRSRGTCEKRHISGLNWDVYLCADGSVISDAARAAFFRTAMIFLLCLLILVAMDRLFSHTMTRSIEALTANMVAVSQGDMTVRVSSNAKDEVGTMIQTFRKMVQRIDKLIHKIYETQRLQKEAEIKALQSQINPHFLYNTLSMINWKALAAGEKDISRITLLLSSFYRTTLNRGRSMTTAGDELKNVRAYLDLQLMMHDGNFQVEWHADHAADPYQMPKLLLQPIVENALEHGLDVKETGERCLSVSAELTNTDVVFTVRDNGVGMPQKTAEQIIHCETSGYGMKNVNDRVVLLYGPTYALQIESEPGRGTCVTVRIPKSGEEGGKT; encoded by the coding sequence ATGAAGAAACTGCTGAATAAAATCCGCGACGCCAAACTGCGCACAAAACTGAGCCTTGTCATTCTTTTGGTCGGCATTGTGCCGATCCTGCTGCTCAGCCAAACCCTGCTTAGTGAGTTTGGTGGGATTATGCGCAGCGAAGAGAGTACCAGTATGAATACCTCCCTGCAGCAGGCAACTGCTACAGTGGAAAACCAAGTGACACAAGACGGCCTTTTGTGCCGGTATGTTGTTTTCAGCGACAGCATACAGCAAGTCCTTTCCGGGAAAGATACGGACCTTTATGACCGCTATCAGCTGTATTCGCAGTCTGCAAAGCAAATTCTCAATACTTCCCGCTATTTGCAGAAAGGCGCCCAGAGCATCACCATTTATTCTCAAAATATTCCGGTCAGCAGCGGTACCTCTCTGCAGCCGCTGCAGAATATGCAGGAGAAAGACTGGTATTATCAGATTCAGCCGGGCAGCGGGCTGCAGTGGTTCCTTGACAGTACAGCCCCCAACACCCTCGATTCGGTCTGCCTGACCTCGAATTATCTGGGAACGGGCAAAAGCTACTTGGTGGTGCGCTACAGCCTTTCCACTTTCTTGCAGCCTTTTTGCGAGATGAAGCAGAAAAATACAGATGTAGCGGTCTTTCGGGGTGACAAACTGCTGTATTCTACTGGCACCCTTGCCAAAAGCAGTACTTCCCAGGCAAATGCCGCCGCAGCCATGCGGTCCCGCGGCACATGCGAAAAACGGCACATTTCCGGTTTGAATTGGGATGTCTACCTCTGTGCTGACGGAAGCGTCATCTCTGATGCGGCACGGGCGGCCTTTTTTCGCACGGCGATGATTTTCCTGCTCTGCCTGCTCATCCTTGTGGCCATGGACCGCCTCTTTTCCCACACAATGACCCGCAGCATTGAGGCACTTACCGCAAACATGGTGGCGGTGTCGCAGGGCGATATGACCGTTCGGGTAAGCAGCAACGCAAAGGACGAAGTCGGCACGATGATTCAAACTTTCCGCAAAATGGTGCAGCGTATCGACAAACTGATTCACAAGATATACGAAACCCAGCGCCTGCAGAAAGAAGCGGAAATTAAAGCGCTGCAGTCACAGATCAATCCGCATTTTCTGTACAATACACTTTCTATGATCAACTGGAAAGCGCTTGCCGCAGGGGAAAAGGATATCAGCCGCATTACACTGCTGCTTTCCAGCTTTTACCGCACAACACTCAACCGCGGGCGCAGCATGACAACCGCGGGGGACGAACTGAAAAATGTTCGCGCTTATCTCGATTTGCAGCTCATGATGCACGACGGAAATTTTCAGGTAGAGTGGCATGCGGACCATGCGGCGGACCCGTACCAAATGCCAAAACTCTTGCTGCAGCCGATTGTTGAAAATGCGCTGGAGCATGGGCTGGATGTCAAAGAAACCGGTGAGCGGTGCTTATCGGTTTCTGCCGAGCTGACGAATACCGATGTCGTTTTTACCGTGCGGGACAATGGTGTCGGTATGCCGCAGAAGACAGCCGAGCAAATCATTCACTGTGAAACTTCCGGCTACGGCATGAAAAATGTAAATGACCGTGTGGTGCTGCTGTATGGGCCGACATATGCTTTGCAGATTGAAAGTGAACCGGGCCGTGGCACCTGCGTGACGGTGCGTATACCCAAGTCAGGGGAAGAAGGCGGTAAAACATGA
- a CDS encoding response regulator, translated as MRVLVVDDEKIERDGIRFLLQQTGLSCTVREAANGSEAAAMLKKELFDVLLTDIRMPFMNGLELTKTARESQEGIQIVIFSGYSDFEYAKQAIRYGVSDYVLKPVDPEEFNSTMQRVASALAERQRLLTVEKQLCRIEGSYYLRQYLVRGRAEDFDKAREYVDVSLWETCSTLFLAESEEPVFFGEPEWLSAERLQRALQCPVFVLPLQDTRAAFLLGRQLPCSWRLLAQDTQHYLEGHSGRPVWLSAAGGVQGAASLGKPFRTLSRLLGRRVTDPEEKVLYADESPVQQPREKTLLALLEPLKEDIRRGDVTGLWKHFYAARAALSGAAAFPASTAVKYVLSGLMNKLMAALPAQEREPAIGALYRARTLEETAALLQNAICCFESGCSEQAADRPDVDLVKRYIAQHYEEDLSVESLAEVVYLSPGYLSALFKRETGQNLNTYIRNYRLLEARRLLENTNMKIVQVCKKTGFTNASYFCKRFREYFGTSPRRLRSTEVSNEETAE; from the coding sequence ATGCGTGTCCTGGTTGTAGATGATGAAAAAATAGAGCGGGACGGTATCCGCTTTCTGCTGCAGCAGACAGGCCTTTCCTGTACAGTTCGTGAGGCCGCCAACGGCAGTGAGGCTGCCGCGATGCTCAAAAAAGAGTTGTTTGACGTTTTGCTTACGGATATCCGTATGCCGTTTATGAATGGCTTAGAGCTGACAAAAACCGCCCGGGAGTCGCAAGAAGGCATTCAGATTGTCATTTTCAGCGGCTACAGTGATTTTGAGTATGCCAAGCAGGCCATTCGGTACGGGGTGTCTGACTATGTACTGAAACCTGTAGACCCGGAGGAATTCAATAGTACGATGCAGCGCGTGGCCAGCGCACTGGCAGAGCGCCAACGCCTGCTGACAGTGGAAAAACAGCTCTGCCGGATTGAGGGCAGCTATTATCTGCGCCAGTACCTGGTGCGCGGCCGGGCAGAAGATTTTGACAAGGCGCGCGAATATGTCGATGTTTCCCTTTGGGAAACATGCAGTACACTCTTTTTGGCAGAAAGCGAGGAACCTGTCTTTTTCGGCGAGCCAGAGTGGCTCTCTGCAGAAAGGCTGCAGCGGGCGCTGCAGTGCCCGGTCTTTGTGCTGCCGCTGCAGGACACCCGCGCGGCGTTTTTGCTGGGGCGGCAGCTGCCTTGCAGTTGGCGACTTTTGGCGCAGGATACACAGCATTACCTGGAGGGGCACAGCGGCCGGCCGGTGTGGCTTTCCGCTGCTGGGGGCGTACAGGGCGCCGCTTCTTTGGGAAAGCCCTTCCGCACACTCAGCCGCCTTTTGGGCCGGCGTGTGACTGACCCTGAGGAAAAAGTACTGTACGCGGATGAATCGCCTGTACAGCAGCCAAGGGAAAAGACGCTGCTTGCCTTACTTGAGCCGCTGAAAGAAGACATTCGCCGCGGCGATGTGACTGGTCTGTGGAAACATTTTTACGCGGCGCGCGCGGCCCTTTCTGGGGCAGCTGCTTTTCCGGCGAGCACAGCGGTAAAATATGTTTTGTCTGGCTTAATGAATAAGCTGATGGCTGCGCTCCCCGCACAGGAGCGTGAACCGGCAATCGGCGCGCTTTACCGCGCACGTACGCTGGAGGAAACAGCTGCTCTGCTGCAAAACGCAATCTGCTGCTTTGAGTCCGGCTGCAGTGAGCAGGCCGCAGACCGGCCCGATGTGGATTTGGTAAAAAGATATATTGCACAGCATTATGAGGAGGACCTCAGTGTGGAAAGTTTGGCAGAGGTCGTTTATCTTTCGCCCGGCTATCTCAGCGCGCTTTTTAAAAGAGAAACCGGGCAGAACTTGAATACTTACATACGAAACTACCGCCTGCTTGAGGCCCGCCGTTTGCTGGAAAACACCAATATGAAAATTGTGCAGGTCTGTAAAAAAACAGGCTTTACCAACGCATCTTATTTTTGCAAGCGCTTTCGGGAATATTTCGGCACCAGCCCGCGCCGCCTGCGCAGTACAGAGGTAAGCAATGAAGAAACTGCTGAATAA
- a CDS encoding glycerophosphodiester phosphodiesterase, with amino-acid sequence MTQVFAHRGNSCKAPENTIPAFEEAAAAHADGVELDVHLSADGHLVVIHDDKVDRTTGSSGTVHDMTLEQLQALDASLSKVGYAGAKIPTLEEVYRLLQPTGLLVNVELKEKAYWHGFLVLPKVLAAEEACGMCGRVFYSSFYPRILRELKRRSPKSQTALLYKAALPQVCRFAAHLPANAVHPKMALLQSGRLVPHCHAAHLAVRPWTVDQPADLVEAFRQKVDAVITNQPHRALSLRNTF; translated from the coding sequence ATGACACAGGTTTTTGCACATCGGGGAAATTCCTGCAAAGCACCCGAAAACACCATTCCAGCCTTTGAAGAGGCTGCCGCAGCACATGCCGACGGTGTCGAACTGGATGTACATCTGAGTGCAGACGGACATTTGGTTGTAATACACGACGATAAAGTCGATCGCACAACCGGCAGCAGCGGAACCGTGCACGACATGACACTGGAGCAGCTGCAGGCACTGGACGCCTCTTTGTCAAAAGTAGGCTACGCCGGCGCAAAAATTCCTACCTTAGAGGAAGTTTACCGCCTGCTGCAGCCGACCGGGCTTCTGGTCAATGTAGAGCTAAAAGAGAAAGCGTATTGGCACGGCTTTTTGGTACTGCCAAAAGTCCTTGCGGCGGAAGAAGCCTGCGGCATGTGCGGCCGGGTCTTTTATTCTTCCTTTTATCCGCGTATTCTGCGGGAATTAAAGCGCCGCTCTCCAAAGAGCCAAACGGCTCTGCTTTACAAAGCTGCGCTGCCGCAGGTCTGCCGCTTTGCCGCGCATCTTCCCGCAAACGCTGTTCATCCCAAAATGGCCCTGCTGCAAAGCGGCCGGTTGGTGCCACACTGTCACGCCGCGCATCTTGCTGTGCGTCCCTGGACAGTGGACCAGCCGGCTGACCTTGTGGAAGCCTTTCGGCAGAAAGTCGATGCTGTCATTACAAATCAACCGCACCGCGCACTCTCCCTGCGAAATACATTCTGA
- a CDS encoding sugar ABC transporter permease, which yields MEHVAIQAKRGLRRKKKGSGEFDTPYTLHAAITKGDWRTRLSCLVMGFGNLAHRQIVKGLLCLATEIAFICFMVFYGVYRISQLPSLGGHAQQKVWNEAKGIYEYTAGDNSIIILIYGLSCVVLAVLFCIFWRSSVISSYKAQYLSQHGGHVNSFAEDVRSLFDENLHKLLMALPLVGIFAFTFLPLVFMISMAFTNYSIENNHLVLFQWVGFKNFARVLSFGSGIGKSFWSVLGWTLIWAVFATFLNYFLGMILAMVINRPSTHAKAFWRFCFVLSVAVPQFVSLLIMHTMLQPNGAINVLLMNAGIIKTPLPFFTDATWARVTVIVINLWVGIPFTMLQVTGILQNIPKELYEAARVDGANSVTIFFKITLPYMLFVTTPYLITMFTGNINNFNVIYLLSGGDPIPVGSTAGKTDLLITWLYKLTVDQQYYNLGSVIGILTFVIMMVVSLVAYHHTGAYNNEEAFR from the coding sequence GTGGAACACGTTGCTATTCAGGCAAAGCGCGGCCTGCGGCGAAAAAAGAAAGGATCCGGTGAGTTTGACACCCCCTATACCCTGCACGCAGCAATCACGAAGGGTGACTGGCGCACACGTCTTTCTTGTCTGGTGATGGGCTTTGGCAACCTGGCACATCGGCAAATTGTGAAAGGACTGTTGTGTTTAGCGACAGAAATTGCTTTCATTTGCTTCATGGTGTTTTACGGGGTATACAGAATCTCGCAGCTGCCCTCATTGGGTGGGCATGCGCAGCAGAAAGTTTGGAATGAAGCCAAAGGCATTTACGAATACACCGCAGGGGATAATTCTATTATCATCTTAATCTATGGGTTGTCCTGCGTAGTGCTGGCGGTGCTGTTCTGCATTTTTTGGCGGTCGTCTGTTATCAGCAGCTACAAAGCGCAGTATCTTTCCCAGCATGGCGGCCATGTCAACAGCTTTGCCGAAGACGTGCGCAGCCTGTTTGATGAGAACCTGCACAAACTGCTGATGGCACTGCCGTTGGTTGGCATTTTCGCATTTACCTTTTTGCCGCTGGTCTTTATGATCAGCATGGCGTTTACAAATTACAGCATTGAAAATAACCACTTGGTATTGTTTCAGTGGGTCGGCTTTAAAAATTTTGCCCGCGTGCTGAGCTTTGGCAGCGGCATTGGCAAGTCCTTTTGGTCGGTGCTGGGCTGGACACTGATATGGGCGGTCTTTGCCACATTCCTCAACTATTTCCTCGGCATGATTTTGGCAATGGTTATCAACCGTCCCAGCACGCATGCCAAGGCTTTCTGGCGCTTCTGCTTTGTGTTGTCCGTGGCGGTGCCGCAGTTTGTTTCTCTGCTGATTATGCACACCATGCTGCAGCCAAACGGCGCAATCAACGTTTTGCTGATGAACGCCGGCATTATTAAAACGCCTCTGCCATTCTTTACCGACGCTACTTGGGCGCGCGTAACGGTTATTGTCATCAATCTGTGGGTCGGCATTCCGTTTACCATGCTGCAGGTTACCGGCATTTTGCAAAATATCCCAAAAGAGTTGTACGAGGCGGCCCGTGTTGACGGCGCCAACAGCGTTACGATTTTCTTTAAAATCACGCTGCCCTACATGCTCTTTGTCACAACCCCCTATCTGATTACAATGTTTACCGGAAATATCAACAACTTCAATGTTATTTATCTGCTGTCCGGCGGCGACCCGATTCCGGTTGGTTCCACGGCAGGCAAGACCGACCTGCTCATCACCTGGCTGTATAAGCTGACAGTTGACCAACAGTACTATAATCTAGGCTCGGTCATCGGCATTCTTACTTTTGTAATTATGATGGTTGTATCGCTGGTCGCCTATCACCATACCGGCGCCTACAATAACGAGGAGGCGTTCCGCTGA